A stretch of Stegostoma tigrinum isolate sSteTig4 chromosome 23, sSteTig4.hap1, whole genome shotgun sequence DNA encodes these proteins:
- the coq7 gene encoding 5-demethoxyubiquinone hydroxylase, mitochondrial, giving the protein MAKTGACVRLGVSALCSPSLLRNARPPLQPLQPSPWPGLKAARALSGSAERAMLGRIIRVDHAGEYGANRIYAGQMAVLGRSPVGPIIQQMWDQEKEHLEKFNELIVDHRVRPTLLMPFWNVAGFVLGAGTALFGKEAAMACTVAIEESISQHYNNQIRMLMEDDPERHKELLEILKKFRDDEMEHHDTGLAHDAEMAPAYALLKNIIQAGCKAAIYASERI; this is encoded by the exons ATGGCGAAGACCGGAGCCTGCGTTCGGCTTGGAGTGTCCGCCCTCTGCTCGCCGTCGCTACTGAGGAATGCCAGGCCTCCCCTGCAGCCCCTCCAGCCGAGTCCCTGGCCTGGGCTGAAGGCCGCTAGGGCCCTGAGCGGCTCGGCCGAGAGGGCGATGCTGGGCCGGATCATCCGAGTGGATCACGCCGGGGAGTACGGGGCTAACCGCATCTATGCCGGGCAGATGGCCGTGCTGGGCCGCAGCCCCGTGGGGCCTATCATCCAG CAAATGTGGGATCAAGAAAAGGAACATCTGGAGAAATTTAATGAATTGATAGTTGATCACAGAGTTCGGCCGACGCTTCTAATGCCTTTCTGGAATGTTGCAGGATTCGTGTTGG gTGCTGGAACTGCCCTTTTTGGAAAAGAGGCTGCCATGGCTTGTACAGTCGCAATAGAAGAGAGTATATCACAACATTACAACAATCAGATAAGGATGCTAATGGAAGATGATCCAGAAAGGCACAAAGAATTACTTGAA ATTCTCAAGAAATTCAGAGATGATGAAATGGAACATCATGACACAGGATTAGCACATGACGCAGAAATG GCACCTGCATATGCATTATTGAAGAATATTATACAAGCTGGATGCAAGGCTGCTATCTACGCATCTGAACgcatttaa